A single region of the Bacillota bacterium genome encodes:
- a CDS encoding TRAM domain-containing protein codes for MTWSTFLGLIFALLAGAAGLLLGPWLGRSIERLVRRVESAVATLTLQEIGSGAVGIFAGLILALLLLPPLSRLPFVGVVAPTVFSLLLGYLGGFIGLRKGSEIQQALRHLGRRPHEERARTDEAGARMAAGQAGAATPQGGDGENVPAAGEQPKIVDTSAIIDGRIADVCASGFLEGPLVIPEFVLDELRHIADSSDTLKRNRGRRGLDILNRIQKELNVPVQIWHGELAAAEVDSKVVELAQRLRGKVLTNDYNLNKVAVLHGVDVLNINELANAVKPAVLPGELLEIHVLRDGKEAGQGIGYLDDGTMVVVDGGKRYIGETTWVEVTSVLQTSAGRMIFARPKPAAVDSTAQAGA; via the coding sequence AGCATCGAGCGCCTGGTGCGCCGGGTCGAATCGGCGGTGGCCACGCTTACCCTTCAGGAGATCGGCAGCGGGGCGGTGGGTATCTTCGCCGGACTCATCCTGGCTTTGCTTCTTCTCCCGCCGCTCTCCCGCCTGCCCTTCGTGGGCGTGGTGGCCCCGACCGTCTTCAGCCTTCTGCTCGGGTACCTGGGTGGCTTCATCGGCCTTCGCAAGGGGTCGGAGATCCAGCAGGCGCTGCGCCACCTCGGCCGCCGCCCCCACGAGGAGCGCGCGCGGACGGACGAGGCCGGCGCCCGCATGGCGGCAGGTCAGGCAGGCGCGGCGACGCCGCAGGGCGGGGACGGGGAGAACGTCCCCGCGGCCGGGGAGCAGCCCAAGATCGTCGACACCAGCGCCATCATCGACGGCCGCATCGCCGACGTCTGCGCCAGCGGCTTCCTGGAGGGGCCGCTGGTCATCCCCGAGTTCGTCCTGGACGAGCTCCGCCACATCGCGGACTCCTCGGACACCCTGAAGAGGAACCGAGGGCGCCGCGGGTTGGACATCCTCAACCGCATCCAGAAGGAGCTGAACGTCCCCGTCCAGATCTGGCACGGCGAGCTGGCGGCCGCCGAGGTGGACAGCAAGGTGGTCGAGCTGGCCCAGCGCCTGCGCGGCAAGGTGCTGACCAACGACTACAACCTGAACAAGGTGGCCGTCCTGCACGGCGTCGACGTGCTCAACATCAACGAGCTGGCCAACGCCGTCAAGCCGGCCGTCCTGCCCGGCGAGCTGCTGGAGATCCACGTCCTGCGCGACGGCAAGGAAGCGGGACAGGGCATCGGCTACCTGGACGACGGCACCATGGTGGTAGTGGACGGGGGCAAGCGCTACATCGGGGAGACCACCTGGGTCGAGGTGACCAGCGTGCTGCAGACCTCGGCCGGCCGGATGATCTTCGCCCGACCCAAGCCTGCGGCCGTCGACTCGACGGCCCAGGCGGGCGCGTGA